From Domibacillus sp. DTU_2020_1001157_1_SI_ALB_TIR_016, a single genomic window includes:
- the argH gene encoding argininosuccinate lyase, with product MTKKLWGGRFQKSAEEWVDEFGASISFDQELVFEDIEGSIAHVTMLGETGILTSEEMEQIKSGLEALKKKAEAGEIEFSVSLEDIHLNLEKALIDSIGPVGGKLHTGRSRNDQVATDMHLYLKKQVKNIIGLISQFQSVLVEKADQHKETIAPGYTHLQRAQPISFGHHLMTYFWMLQRDKERFTEALKRIDVSPLGAGALAGTTFPIDRERSAELLGFAGVYQNSMDAVSDRDFILEFLSASSILMMHLSRFAEEIILWSSQEFRFVEMDDTFSTGSSIMPQKKNPDMAELIRGKTGRVYGNLFSLLTILKGLPLAYNKDMQEDKEGMFDTVHTVLGSLKIFAGMVDTMMVNEDRMKDAVQNDFSNATELADYLAAKGIPFREAHEITGKLVFTCIQKGCFLLDLSMEELKEASSVIEEDIYGVLSPYEAVKRRKSLGGTGFDQVENQIQAAKELLK from the coding sequence ATGACGAAAAAGTTATGGGGCGGCCGGTTCCAAAAATCAGCGGAAGAGTGGGTAGACGAATTCGGAGCGTCCATCTCATTTGACCAGGAGCTCGTTTTCGAGGATATCGAAGGCAGCATCGCCCACGTGACCATGCTTGGTGAAACAGGTATTTTAACAAGTGAAGAAATGGAACAAATCAAGTCAGGACTTGAGGCTTTAAAGAAGAAAGCCGAAGCCGGTGAAATCGAGTTTTCGGTTTCGCTTGAAGACATCCATTTAAATTTAGAAAAAGCTTTAATTGATTCGATTGGCCCTGTTGGCGGAAAGCTTCATACCGGAAGAAGCCGGAATGATCAAGTTGCTACAGATATGCATTTATACCTGAAGAAGCAGGTTAAAAACATTATCGGGCTAATCAGCCAATTTCAATCGGTTTTAGTGGAGAAAGCCGATCAGCACAAAGAAACCATTGCGCCAGGCTACACACACTTGCAGCGGGCGCAGCCGATTTCATTCGGTCATCATTTAATGACATATTTTTGGATGCTGCAGCGTGACAAAGAACGGTTCACAGAAGCGCTTAAACGGATCGATGTATCACCGCTCGGGGCGGGGGCACTTGCGGGAACAACATTCCCGATCGACCGTGAGCGTTCAGCAGAACTGCTTGGATTCGCCGGCGTTTATCAAAACAGCATGGATGCGGTAAGCGACCGGGATTTCATTCTTGAGTTTTTAAGCGCATCGTCAATTCTAATGATGCACTTATCCCGCTTTGCAGAAGAAATTATTTTATGGTCAAGCCAGGAGTTTCGTTTTGTCGAGATGGATGATACGTTCTCAACAGGCTCGAGCATTATGCCGCAAAAGAAAAATCCGGATATGGCAGAGTTGATCCGCGGCAAAACGGGCCGTGTATATGGAAACTTGTTTAGTTTGCTGACGATTTTAAAAGGACTGCCGCTTGCATATAACAAAGATATGCAGGAAGACAAAGAGGGCATGTTTGACACTGTTCATACTGTTCTCGGTTCTTTGAAAATTTTCGCTGGCATGGTGGATACAATGATGGTAAACGAAGACCGCATGAAAGACGCCGTGCAAAATGACTTTTCTAATGCAACAGAGCTTGCGGATTACCTGGCTGCAAAAGGCATCCCATTCCGGGAAGCGCATGAAATCACAGGAAAACTTGTTTTTACGTGCATTCAAAAAGGATGCTTCCTGCTTGATCTTTCTATGGAAGAGCTGAAAGAAGCATCAAGTGTGATTGAAGAAGATATTTACGGTGTTCTGTCTCCGTATGAAGCGGTTAAGAGAAGGAAGTCTCTTGGCGGCACTGGTTTTGACCAAGTAGAAAACCAGATTCAAGCGGCAAAAGAACTGCTTAAATAA
- a CDS encoding universal stress protein, translating to MLKYKHILVAVDGSKEAEWAFKKSVQIAKRNGASLNLVHVIDTRSFAAIEAYDRSIADRATKYGNELLDDYKKEAAAAGVTNVNVFVEYGSPKAVIPKNVAKHVEADLIICGATGLNAMERFLIGSVSEHITRAAGCDVLIVRTDDPDE from the coding sequence ATGCTAAAATACAAGCACATCTTAGTAGCGGTAGATGGGTCAAAAGAAGCAGAATGGGCATTTAAAAAGTCTGTTCAAATCGCCAAACGAAATGGCGCTTCGCTTAATTTGGTCCACGTCATCGATACCCGCTCATTCGCCGCTATTGAAGCGTATGACCGTTCTATTGCCGACCGGGCAACAAAGTACGGAAATGAACTCTTAGATGATTACAAAAAAGAAGCAGCAGCGGCCGGTGTCACAAACGTAAATGTGTTTGTTGAATACGGGTCTCCAAAAGCTGTTATTCCCAAAAATGTAGCTAAGCATGTAGAAGCCGATTTAATTATATGCGGGGCCACCGGGCTTAACGCAATGGAACGCTTTTTGATTGGAAGCGTTTCTGAGCATATCACGCGGGCAGCTGGATGCGATGTGTTAATTGTCCGTACGGATGATCCTGATGAATAA
- a CDS encoding class I SAM-dependent methyltransferase produces MTQELTVENLFGVFDESAALLSRLLSIPYLEALGETAENLFHGDVIQEELNEMDEKRLQKLYSSAQLDRYSKEAIRKAFQLAILKGMKEHVQPNHQMTPDSIGLFIAYLLRKSMGKNPSFTLLDPTIGTGNLVATVLNEFDGKVEAYGVDVDDVLLKLAYAGANLLHHPITLYNQDALEPLLIDPVDVVVCDLPVGYYPNDARASSYKLKADSGHSYAHHLFIEQSLHHTKPGGQLFFIIPNGLFETPEAKKLQAFLTEEAYIEGVIQLPETLFKNKNAAKSILMIRKKAPGVKKPKEVLLAAMPSLTDKRATASIVQKIDRWFADYQKG; encoded by the coding sequence ATGACACAGGAATTAACAGTAGAAAATTTATTTGGGGTATTCGATGAATCGGCCGCTCTTCTAAGCCGTCTTTTGTCTATTCCCTATTTAGAAGCGCTCGGTGAAACGGCAGAAAATCTTTTTCACGGGGATGTTATCCAGGAAGAATTAAATGAGATGGATGAAAAACGCCTGCAAAAGCTTTACAGCAGCGCACAGCTCGACCGCTATTCAAAAGAAGCGATCCGCAAAGCGTTTCAGCTCGCTATTTTAAAAGGCATGAAAGAGCATGTGCAGCCCAATCATCAAATGACGCCGGACTCGATCGGTTTGTTTATCGCTTATTTATTAAGAAAAAGCATGGGAAAAAACCCTTCTTTTACCCTTCTTGACCCAACTATTGGAACGGGAAACCTCGTGGCCACTGTGTTAAATGAGTTTGACGGCAAGGTGGAAGCGTACGGAGTTGACGTTGATGATGTGCTGCTTAAGCTAGCGTATGCGGGCGCCAACCTCCTGCATCATCCTATTACGCTGTACAACCAGGACGCGCTGGAGCCGCTTTTAATCGATCCAGTTGATGTTGTTGTATGCGACCTGCCGGTTGGCTATTATCCAAATGATGCCCGGGCGTCTTCTTACAAGCTAAAAGCAGACAGCGGCCATTCGTATGCACATCATTTGTTTATTGAGCAGAGCTTACATCACACCAAGCCGGGCGGCCAGCTTTTCTTTATTATTCCAAATGGTCTTTTCGAAACGCCGGAAGCGAAAAAGCTGCAGGCTTTTTTAACGGAAGAAGCTTATATCGAAGGCGTAATCCAGCTGCCGGAAACCCTTTTTAAAAACAAAAATGCAGCAAAAAGTATTTTGATGATCCGGAAAAAAGCACCGGGTGTGAAAAAGCCGAAGGAAGTACTGCTCGCAGCAATGCCGTCTTTAACGGATAAAAGGGCAACAGCGTCTATTGTACAAAAAATTGATCGGTGGTTTGCAGATTATCAGAAGGGATGA
- a CDS encoding argininosuccinate synthase has protein sequence MGKKVVLAYSGGLDTSVAIPWLKEKGYDVVAVCLDVGEGKDLEFIKNKALQVGAVESYMIDAKKEFAEDFALVALQGHTWYENKYPVVSALSRPLISKKLVEIAEQENATAVAHGCTGKGNDQVRFEVAIRALNPDLEVLAPVRDWAWSREEEIEYAKQHNVPVPIGKESPFSIDQNLWGRANECGALEDPWAAPPLEAYDLTAHLEDTPDTPDIIEIDFEEGVPTSVNGEKMELAELILHLNEVAGKHGIGRIDHIENRLIGIKSREVYETPGATTLITAHKELEDITLVKELAHFKPVIEKRLTEIIYDGLWFNPIRESLVAFLKDTQKYVTGTVRVKLFKGHAIVEGRKSPYSLYDESLATYSKDDAFDHASAVGFINLYGLPTVVSSRVHKEKGLK, from the coding sequence ATGGGTAAGAAAGTAGTTCTGGCGTATTCGGGTGGCCTTGATACATCCGTTGCAATTCCGTGGCTGAAAGAAAAAGGATACGACGTTGTAGCGGTTTGCTTGGACGTCGGCGAAGGAAAAGATCTTGAATTTATTAAAAACAAAGCCCTGCAGGTTGGTGCAGTCGAAAGCTACATGATCGATGCGAAAAAAGAATTCGCGGAAGATTTTGCGCTTGTTGCTTTGCAGGGGCATACATGGTACGAAAACAAGTATCCAGTTGTATCTGCACTGTCTCGTCCGCTTATTTCAAAAAAGCTGGTTGAAATCGCAGAACAAGAAAATGCAACGGCTGTTGCGCACGGATGCACAGGAAAAGGAAACGACCAGGTTCGTTTTGAAGTGGCGATCCGCGCTCTTAATCCAGACCTTGAAGTATTGGCGCCTGTTCGTGACTGGGCTTGGTCACGTGAAGAAGAAATCGAATATGCGAAACAGCATAATGTACCGGTGCCAATCGGTAAAGAAAGCCCGTTCTCAATTGACCAAAACCTATGGGGACGTGCTAATGAGTGTGGCGCTCTTGAAGATCCTTGGGCAGCACCACCGCTTGAGGCATACGACTTAACTGCTCACTTAGAAGATACGCCGGACACGCCGGATATCATTGAAATTGATTTTGAAGAAGGAGTTCCAACATCTGTGAATGGTGAAAAAATGGAGCTGGCAGAACTCATTCTTCACTTAAATGAAGTGGCAGGCAAGCACGGTATTGGCCGTATTGACCATATTGAAAACCGCTTGATCGGCATTAAATCGCGTGAAGTATACGAGACTCCAGGTGCGACCACATTGATCACTGCGCATAAAGAGCTTGAAGATATTACACTTGTAAAAGAATTGGCTCACTTTAAACCAGTCATTGAAAAACGTTTAACGGAAATTATTTATGACGGTCTTTGGTTTAACCCAATTCGTGAATCGCTTGTTGCGTTTTTAAAAGATACACAGAAATATGTAACAGGCACAGTTCGTGTAAAATTGTTTAAAGGCCATGCAATTGTAGAGGGAAGAAAATCGCCGTATTCATTGTATGACGAAAGCCTTGCAACATACTCGAAAGACGATGCGTTTGACCATGCGTCTGCAGTTGGTTTCATTAACTTATATGGTCTTCCAACGGTTGTGAGCTCGCGGGTTCATAAAGAGAAGGGGCTTAAGTAA
- a CDS encoding EcsC family protein, translating into MWTKRDQAYWDELMAWEQQLAADQNGTVEEANSFTSQAAAVLPEETQTLLAEKVDEGLKNIYAFMHKTQFQNEVRSRVLAVARVFDEEIETLAHMRRLPIDQLHYISSQQTARSRLLAAAQGAITGTGKLLPLAADMVSLPIIQLHVIEATAMSYGFDLNEPFEKETILHVLYTAMLPKHSKVDGWAQLITEVEEGISYIDGRWSFNESMLREPLQYIIKLAAVRGFRRQKMSGLPLLSMAIGIGASWRTVNETAVLAERYYQYRYLHEKKNRN; encoded by the coding sequence ATGTGGACAAAACGGGATCAGGCTTACTGGGATGAGTTAATGGCGTGGGAACAGCAGCTTGCAGCGGATCAAAACGGCACAGTGGAAGAAGCGAATTCTTTTACGAGCCAGGCCGCAGCTGTCCTGCCGGAAGAGACGCAGACGCTCCTCGCTGAAAAAGTGGATGAAGGTTTAAAGAATATTTATGCGTTTATGCACAAAACACAGTTTCAAAACGAAGTACGCAGTCGAGTGCTGGCTGTGGCGCGGGTTTTTGATGAGGAAATCGAAACGCTGGCACATATGCGCCGCCTGCCCATTGATCAGCTTCATTACATAAGCAGCCAGCAAACAGCCCGCAGCCGCCTGCTTGCGGCCGCACAGGGGGCAATTACGGGAACTGGAAAGCTTTTGCCGCTGGCAGCCGATATGGTTTCACTGCCCATTATTCAGCTGCATGTTATTGAAGCAACTGCAATGTCCTATGGTTTTGATTTGAACGAACCGTTTGAGAAAGAAACTATCCTTCACGTACTGTATACAGCCATGCTTCCGAAGCATTCAAAAGTAGATGGATGGGCGCAGCTGATTACGGAGGTAGAAGAAGGAATATCTTATATAGACGGCCGCTGGTCCTTCAATGAGTCGATGCTGCGGGAGCCGCTGCAATATATCATCAAGCTGGCAGCTGTCAGAGGATTTCGCCGCCAGAAAATGTCCGGCCTTCCGCTCCTGTCAATGGCGATTGGTATTGGAGCAAGCTGGCGGACAGTAAACGAAACAGCAGTGTTGGCCGAACGATACTATCAATACCGTTATTTGCATGAAAAAAAGAACCGGAATTAA